The DNA segment TACAGTGATACTTCTAACCTACTATTGAGTATTGACATTGCAATTTGCATTATAATAGGTTATCTTTCCTTATTTAGAAAGAAAATAACAGgcttaataaatattaataaatatgcACGTCATGTAACCTTATAAATGCTCGATTTTGACATACATCCGTACACACACGAATGCCCACTAGATACAAATGCTTACTAGATTTGAAGCTTGCACAATACAGACTTGTATTATTGTATTCTGCAATTTAATTGTCAATAATTAAACCGTTTATCAagactctgataccatgttatgctgatagttaaaggttcAATTGATATTAGTATCTGACAATAAAGATACGATTGGTTTGGCTTGAATTTTGTAGAGTGTTTTATTAGCTTTTTGAACTTTCTTAAAttgtcaaattaactttttaaATCCATGTAATTGAACAAGATAAGATACCAACAAATTCAAATGTATTAGCAAGTTCTTTAAGGGGCTGCCAAAGAATTCTTCAAATTTAAAGGATCAATCGCACTTTATAAACCAAATTTAAAAACGAAAACAGTATTATACTTTTTTTCTTACAATCATATGttacataaattttttttgtttggagTTATAGAAAATGTTAGGTGCAAATGAAAGTTAGACATATTTTTTTCTAGATGAGTTTGATACTTACAATTAACTTTTAACAAAGGAGTTccacaataaataaaaaatgtgtacCATTATATTGATACAGGTCGGATTGAACTCAGCCCGGCCGGACtgcttttatattaatataaatttttttcttatccTCATTTGATGTTTGCTTATTTtgctaaatgtttttttttaatcattgctaaatgttttttttatttaaaatcatGTTTATcgagttttatttaattaattaattaattaggatgtttattattattattattattatcattatcatcATAATCTTATTATCTGTTAATTCCATTTATTAATCATATTGCAGGATTTGGAATTAGGAAAATTGTTGGTGAGACCTGTCCCTATATACAATAATACAGAAGCTAATGATGAAATAATGGTGTTCACTAAGGAAAGACATGGATCAGTGCTTCGATTTTTCATAATTTGTGATGAAGAAAATTGTGAAGAGCAGAAATGGATGGTTGAAAACAATCCTCCACACGAATTTAAGCTAATCTCGGACTCTGATCACATGGTCATGTTTTCTAAACCTCAAGAACTAGCTTCTTACTTCTTGGAAATTGGAGATAAATACTTctgaatttatataaattatccGATATAATGTTAGATTAATCggattttataaatttatgtgTTTGATCTATACACCAAATCTAAATTTGTGGGTTTTGTAAATATAGATTATTAGTAGTATATATGTTTGATGTCATAGTGGTAAGGATATACTATATTTATCTCGTGGATAGTATTTGTTGCGCATACCTTAAAACGTCTTTCTTACTTTTTGTACAAAGAACTCAAAATTTCATAATCGGCCCTTGATAGAGATTCCTTGAAATATTCACGGAAGGAAATCATTTTCCATCCCTCAATCTCACCTGTTTATAATCCTAAGCATACACAGTGACAAAGGGATAAAGGGTCACAGAAGATAGATCTTCTGTTTGTTGATATTAGTGAGAAATtagaagaaaaatatatttacatcagcaaatatataattttgtcTGTAATTCTATTGAAAATCTGTAACGGATTTAACTTCAGTAACAGATTCTGAAACAGAAAAATTTAGTTCGAGCTAATTAAAGTAAAGCCTTAACTTTATTTGACATGACCAAATTTATCCAACCAAATGGGATATGTTTTCAAGTGTACTTGTTAGCTACCTCTATAAGATGATGGCATAGTTCGTGAGGCTTGGAAGTCATTGGCATATGATCAGAGCCGTTGAtctcaatcacatctttaatccCACTGAACTCGATGGTCCAACGTTGGAAATCCTCTGTTACAATATTGTCGTTGTCGCATACAATATAAACTCGATTCACTGATCCATATTTTTCATCAGTAAACTTCTTTGTCTTAGCTAAATCTGCTACGAAAAATGATGCTGGTCTGTATAAAATTTTCCCTAGCTCAAGATCCTTCaattatgaaattaattaattaatgagtaaaaaattcaaataataataataataaatttaaaattttaaaaaataaaagtaagtACCTCGGCAGGGCTTAAATTATAGATCTTGGAAGCCAAATATTTGGGACCAAAATGTACCCACATTATGGGTCCATTTATGGTTTCTTCCCATGAAAATTGATTATCAACTCCTATATCTTTTGGTGAAATCTCGATCAACTTTTCCAAAAGAaacaataatcaaaattaattacttttgcttcatattgaaacaaaatgaaattcaaCGTATGCTGTAAATTGATATTTAGGTACGTACCTTTTCAAAAATATAAGACGGATGATGTAAAGTATCAGGTAAAACAGCGGTAACAAAAACAGCAGCAGAAATATTTTGTGGATATATTTCCATGGCAAGAGCCAAATTGATACCACCTAAGCTATGACCAACTAATATTAtcttttcattttcttctaACAAACTCATTACTTCCATCAACGGTTCATTATACTCTTTGAATGTATGAACCTCATGGAATGCCTTTGGATGTTGGCCTGATGCAGCCAGGTCTACCACCGTCACGCGGTGCCCGGCCGCCTCTAACCGTTGCTTCACCTTGTACCATACCCAACTTCCTCCTCCTGCACCATGGACTAGAACAAAGTGCTTCCCATTTTTGCTTTCTGCCATTGTTTTTTTAAACTCTTCTGATAATAATTCAATCAATTTGAATGTAGGTGTATAGCTTGcttcatatttataaattatatatgttgcacattttaatttttatactttGGGTAGGTTGGAGCAGGTGGAATTTTGGACCCACATTTGGCATGCAATTGGggaaaaaaatgtttaaataaattattgatcCTCTCAGAGTCAAGTccattaatttaaattaatattctGTGATTATTATGGAAAATTAACAACTAATTGTGTATTTTTTAGTGTTAAAATGCATATGTCACGCTCATTTGAAAGTCTGGGACATTTAATAATTGTTATCTTTGTATCCAAAGTGTCCTCCTAGCCCTCCAGTAAAGTACCTGTAAAAGAGAATAGACGATTAAAAAGGTCGAAGTCCGACGAATCCACTTTGATGTCTAAATAAGCAAGGATTGCAAAGGATTGAAGAAAAAACACTTGTAATATAGTGATGTTTATCTTTAGGAGATGTCCTCCTTTATTAAACGTCATGTTTAGCTGGCTGGAGGGTTTTCCATATAGGAAACGGTTTTCTGAAGTCTACTGGATCCGAAGGTGTCTAGTGTTTCACGTGGCTGTTTGGATCCGAAAGCTCGTTGCTTGACGTGTTAATAGTTTATTTTATATGGtatcattaataattatatatataagattctttttttcaaaattattttttaattatatgtaGGACAGTGTGAAAATTTTAGAATCAATAATGAAAGTCAACTATATTTTGATTAAGATCGTTAATGTTAAATATAATTTGAATTCTTAACTAACTAATAATGTCCAGAAAATTCAGGATATGATACTTTGAAAAGATGTCTGCTCAAACAATCTAATCCATTAAAGTTATTGATAATATATTACACCTAAAACTGTGGCAAAGTATGAAAAATAATCCATACgaaaaaaaacttaatacatTAAGCCCCCAATATGTGAATATGGTCTAAAAAACTTTCAATCTGTGtaaatttactttaatttatttcaatttgttcaaatttCTCTTACTCTACCATATAAACTTAGAAATTTAATCATATCACTTAAAAACAAGTTGAGtaactaattaatttttttattaaatttataactCCTAGGACTCATTTGGTTCGCGTAATAGAAGAGGAATAAGTTAGCTATTTCCACTTTGGTTCAATTTGTTTGATAGAATAGTTATTCCATGGAATCTCTATTCCTTAATTCCATGGAATAACTATTCTTCCATTTTTACAAGAAATAGCTATTCCTAacactgtattttataatttataaaattgccCTCCATTAAATTCTCAATATTCTCTTCAATCAATTTTTCCAATCCTAACAATTTTGGcgaatccataatttatatcataaaaaaacgtgaaaatggaaaaatggggaaaacgttaaaaaagtaaaaatacgaaaaatatgaaacacgaaaaaccggaataacgtgaaaacgttacaaaatacgaaaatatgaaaaaacgcacaaaacatgaaaacgtgaacaaacgtGAGAAATACGAAAACCCAAAAAAGCAAACACacgaaaaaatacaaatcatgAGCAATGCGAAAagtgaaaaaaatatacaaaaacgtaaaaaatacaaaaaaaacacgaaaatgtgaaaaaatacgaaaaacacaaaaacgcaaaaattgctaaaacacaaaaacgtgacaatacgtGAAAAATGCGATAAgcatgaaaatgcgaaaaacacaaacaaaatatgaaagcgtaaaaaacacaaaaacatgaaaaaatacgaaaaacatgaaaaaacaaaaaaagtaacaaaatgtgaaaaatacaaaaacgtgaaaaagagaaaaaccgAAAAGCTAAAatgtgaaaacgcgaaaaaacgtaaaaaaaatacgaaattgtgaACAAGcgcgaaaaacaagaaaacttgaaaaacacgaaaaaaacataaaaaaaaatgccaaaaacacgaaaaatatgaaaaaccgtggtaaacgcatttttcacattttcgcctttttaacattaaaaatgtttttcatattttttgtttttaacgttttccaCGTTATCGTGTTTTTCgctttttttcacgtttttcgcTTTTtccacattttcatgttttccatttttttccgcgttttcatgtttttagcttttttttttacttttcgtgattttcatatttttccatgttttgtgtttttaacaaatttttacgttttttgtgcgtgttttcacatttttatgtttccatatttttttcaggttttcgtgtatcttttcacatttttgtgttcttttaattttttttttgttttcatggGTTTTTTCTATATTTGTTCCTATTTTTGCGTTTTCACAGCTTTCCACGTCTCtatattttttgcatttttttgtgttttcatgtTTTGCGTGTGTTTTTATGttaacttgtttatatgtttttcgtgttttcacacttttcctttttttttgtgtttttatgttttttttttttgcgtttttactgttttccatctctcttttttatgtttttcatgttattattgttttttcgtttttaatgtgttttctatttttcatgttttttttccatctttcatgttcccatttttcgattttttttatattttttaaaataatatatattaaatatttgaacaatttataatAATACATTTGAggataatgttttattttgaatgaaaaaattatatattccaTTCTATgttattccaccaaccaaacataagaatagttattcttaaagaatttctattctattcatttagaatagccGTTCCATtccattccgcgaaccaaacggcacCATAATGTATTAGAAAAACAAAAGCTCTTGGCATGATATTGGAATTTCTCCTACCAATAATAATCTATCTCCTATCATAAATGCCTCCATTATAGCCATATTTCCAGTGATAAAGCCAGTAATCTACATTATGAATGGCTGATTTTAGCCCTACAGTTAGTGTCGGAGTCATAAAGAGTTAGTGACAATTTTTTTAAAGTCCAGTCATTAGGGTGGGACAAAATTTTTGGGCTTCCAACATTCTAAAACTTTATCATTCTTGTatctgtggtttaaaagtttacttGGGATTTACAAACTTAAactctgtggtttaaaagtttacatgATACAGGTCCGTAATCAAGTGagaattttaatcttaaatccatAAAGAAGTTCTTTTCAAGCCTATGCtggaaggagtgaatcccaagtaATAAGAACAATAGCTCCAATGGAAGCTAAGTTTTCTTATTAGATTCATAAAAGTTGCCTCTTTTATAAGACAACAAGTGaatggaaaaatcctaaaaGACAACAAGGCCCCCCATTAAGGTTACatcataaagaacaaaatattggGTAATAAAGGAACAAAAGGGATAAATGACATTTGAGTTAATAATCCAAAATggcaaaataataaaaagtgaatggaaaaatagtaaaaatcAGAATTTGGACAGAAAATCAACATTGTCCTTCCAATGTTCGGAGTGCAGTTTCAGAGCCACACGTCGTGCCAACTAACCTATACGGCATGTGAGTCAAGTGACACGCCAAGTGGGAGAGTGGCGTGTCGTGTGGGTGAAGGTATGTTCGTCTTCGTGCGAGAGTTGTTTTTTCCAAACTCCAGACACAGCCTCACACGACGCGTGACCTGACTGGCACGCTGTGTGAGAAACATTTTCAGCTTGGCCTTTCTTTACTCCCACGTGGTCTTTTCCGTGTCAGAAATTCCCTCATCATTCACTCACTCTTCAAAAGAGTTGGACCCCAACTTGTTCCATGTCGTCTAAAGAGTTCCTTCCGGTTTCCATGGGCTCAAATCCCGCACATTGGAAGAGGGTGACATTTTTCCAAGCCAATTTGGAAGGGCTATATGATAACTCTTGGTCTCACAACAAAAATCACGTTAAGAGACATTCGCAGTTGCTTCGTATAATAACTTATCCGCAATTGGTGGTTTGATATATATAATAGAAGTATTTCAGCAAAGTTAACAATAAAAATACTAATTTAGTAAGATGTATTATaataagtttttaaaaaaatgtaaacacATTTTTCAATTATGCCATTTTTAtaaaggaaaattataaaactggatcaaatgggagactcatttacatatttagaccgaTTATACAATCCATTACTCATCTAGactatttatttgtgactttcccaaaataccctttatatatatatatatatatatatatatatatatatatatataacacttagaaGTTTCTTACTCTTTCTTATTTCTCTCTTCCGTTTGACTTCGCATTTTTCGCAATTTGTGAAGTCTGCGAAGATAATACTACTTAAGAATATGAAATATACTTCGCATTTTTCGCAAtttgcgaagcctgcgaaggcAATACTACTTAAGCGCATGAAATTTACTTCGCATTTTTCGCAATTTGTGAAGCCTGCGAAGGTAATACTAATTCGCATAATGACTTTTTTTCGGAGTTTTCacaatatgcgaagtaaaagtcATGTTCTTAAGTAGAATTATCTTCACATGCTTCACAAAATTGCGAAAAATgggaagtggtatataacattcaaatcataacaacaagagtgcaacaataattctaatattaaaatcataacattaccAAAATTTAgaacaagattgcaacaataattctaatattaaaatcataatattatcaaaatttacaacaagattgcaacaataattctaacattaaaattataacattatcaaaatttacaacaagcaaTAATAATTCGAACCCTAAACCCCAGGAATTTGCTAAGGAGTTCATACATAAAAGGAAGTTCGGAAACATAAGGAACTATATGCTTTATAGAAGCAAGAAAAATCGGTGGCGTCATACAAAATCAATCGCCTTTGGGATGATAATgatgatttttcttttcttttcaagcaAGAATCTAAGAAAAATAGGCATGTTTACCATCTTCATCACATCCCAATCACCTCTTATTGTGATTGATGTCTTTTTATTCAAGATAAACAAATCACTGTGATTGATGCTTTTGTATTCAACCTTCACAAAAAGTAAGTAATTTTAGGGATAATGAATGAAAGACACttgaaaataatgattttgactTCGCAAAATGAGTTTGTGTCATATTTTGCGAAGTCTACGAAGCAAACTTCACATGGAAAAGGATTGTTTTGCTTCGCATAAAGCGATTCTACGAAACCTCCGAAGAGAAAAACAAGTTGGAAAAGGATGATTTTGCTTTGCAGGCTTCACAGAATCGCTttctgcgaagcaaaatcatcattttttctgTTCGCAGACTCCGCAAAAATGTGACGAAAACTTATTTTGCGAAGTAAtttctgaaaaaaaataaagatgaaacGGTAGAAACCTACCATTTTTACGTCTTTTGCCATTGAAATCAACAATAAACTTATGATAAACGCAGAACGTCGAATAACCATGCTTTCAATTcgcagaagaagaaagaaaccaaaagACGAATATGAAACAGGAAGATAAAGAACCATCCTTCACAAAAATAGAGAGATAAAGAGAGAACGAAGAAAtatgatgataaaaaaaaatggaggtGATTTGCAAAATATAAAAGAAGGGGGAAGATGAACCGATACAGTACACATGAAGGGGATGATAAGTTGAAaccgataaaaaaaaaaaaaaaaagataaaaggtTTGGAACATTAATAGTTTAGATAGATAATGTGTATAAATGAGTATTCTATTTCATCcggttttataatttttacttCTTATAATTAaccattttttaaattttgataggtATGTGAATCTCGGTGAAAACGTTCTATAAATTTAGTGAAATTTTGTAGCCATCCAATATATTGATAAGGAATTGAAGGGGTTTTAAACGACGACGTAGGGATGATTGACGCAGTATGCTCACAGAAGAAGACGGAAGATCCATCCAGTCAAGTAAAGTCACGTACAAATATTTACGCGCGTGAGACCAACAGTTATCTTCCcgaaattattaaattaatttctgttgttaaaataaaaataaaaattcaaataccATAAAATTAGCTATTACTATTCCATGGATTTCGAAGCTACGAATTGAATGAGCCTGAAACCAAGGTCCCACCTTTCACTCTGTAACCGAAGACACTGTCCTTATCATCAATCATCCTCCACTCGAATACTTCCAAAAGATCGCCGAGCTTCTCAAAAACACCGCTAATTATCATTAGTTGGCTCTGATTCTGTGTTTTTACTGAAGTTTTTTCATTTGTAGAGCTGATTTTCTTCTAATTCTCCATTTTCACGCTGTTCTGTGATTTAATTTAGATCTGTGGGGGAAAGGGGATCAAGTGAAAGGGGATTTCAGAAATGGGGAGGATTGAGTTTTTGAAAATGACTACTGATGATGCCAAGGCAGAATTAATCGAGTCTGATATCACTCAACTCAGGGTTGCTGCTAAGAAACTCATCAATGATGCTACTAGACTCGGTGGACTCGGCTTTGGTACTTCTTTACTCAAATGGGTCGCCTCCTTTGCTGCCATGTCAGtctttttattcttcttatGCGTTGTTGATTTAGTATTTGAAGTATACTTCTGTTTCGATTGTTATGGATTTGATTCAGATCAAGGTTTAAGAATGGTTAATTGCTCCTTCAAAATTGAATCCTCATAAATGGATGATTGTTCGATGGCTTGAAAGTAGGGATGTCAATTCGGGTTCTCTGTGTCAAAATCCTGTTAGGTTAATTATGTGTTTCATATGATTATTATGAAATAAATGTCAATCGTGTGGTGTTAATCGGATTTTATGTGTATACATACTCCAAACAGAACATTGGCCTTGATGATGAATGGTTGTCGATTCCTTAGTAAAGATGTTATCAGTTTGTACCATCTGCTTCTGATTGTGGCATCAGAAGATACCAAAATCTGCTACAGTATTACTTGTAAAAATCTAGAGAAGGAATCCTATTTTTAATTCTTTGTTTCAAGACTATATAGTTCATTCTTAGGAATTCTGAGATCTTGATGAAAGAACCTAATGATTCATGATCTTAATTGTTGTCCAGCAGCACTTGCAAGCCAACTGAGTAGTGGTGGCAATTCAGGTTATTCGTATTATGTAAAATgcaaagggtaaatttcaaataaccCCCCGTGGTTTTACTGATTTTCAGAAAAAGGAATGTGATTTACTTTTTAGCAAAACGAGGATTcaggtttcgcacttttaataaaataaggattttttgaattaatattattaaaaccatctttaacgacctgaaaatgaaaattttcaagaattaaagttgttcaatatcatatttgctatggaactacattttcgattttcgaaaatcattttttttggaactttctctctctaaacattaactttctctctctttaccaaacatcatctaaataatctcaaaataaaaaagttgaagaattaaagttgcttagaatattagtagttcttaaaatatgtcatttttgaagttgtcaatggtgattttaatatatcaatcgaaaaagtccttattttgttaaagttgaaaacctcagtcttcgttttgacaaaaagtaaagcACAATCCTTTAtgtgaaaattagtgaaactacaggggttttatttgaaatttatccaaatgcaaagaaaaatgataattgtgtCAATTTTATCATGTCAGTGAGTTATGTCTGTAAATTGTGTTATCATGTAAGAAATTGCCACTCCTACAACTGAGGTTGTTTTTAATTCTTGCCCAAAACGATGGTTCCTTTTTCTGCAATATGATAGGTCTAATTGGATATATACTCCATTCACAGTGAGCAAATTCATGAAAAGCAAATGTTTATTGCAGATATTTGCTGATAATAGATCGAACAAACTGGAGAACAAACATGCTGACTGGACTCTTAGTTCCTTATATATTCTTTAGTCTTCCTTCAGGAATATTTGATTTTCTCAGGTGATAACATCTTTCATAAACAACTTATTGGCTATTGtagttttcatttatttttcttgATATCTGAATAATTTTTCAGAGGTGAGGTTGGAATGTGGATTGCCTTCATCGCAGTGGTACTTAGGCTTTTCTTTCCCCGACATATCCCAGGTATTGGTTCCACTCCGCTGATTGTATGCAATTGAGTGTGCTATGTTGCTCAAGAGAATCATACTTTTCCTAGTTAAAACTACACAACTTTAGAAGCGTTTGAGGACTATGGGAAACCCTGCCTTACATGCTATGTAATTGTTATCTTAGCATGATGTTAACCGTTCAATTTTAGGAGTAAATTAACGTCTGCACTGCACTTTCACATCCACATCCTTCAATTCAAGTTGTGATCTTGGGACTCATGGCCTGCTGGTTTGCCATTTTGCCCGCTTTATTCCTTTTCCATGTCGGAATGCAACCAAACTGCATCTTTCTTATCTTTAGGTGAAATTGCACCAATGGCAGTGGTTACTGAAACCTTTTTTCAAGTGTTAATGAATAATTATTTGAAATGATGTCTTTTAGGCTATGTGAACTATTGTCTTTAGCATGTTGTTAACTGTTAAGTTCATTTTTACGAGTTGGTGCATCAGAGTTTACATCTCACACCAATGCATAACCTGCCTCACCTCAAACTAGAAGAAATAATCTATTTGCCACCATTTTCACACGCACATCCTCATATTCAAATTCTGATCTGGAGTATATGCAGCTGTTGTCCTCCTCATGTTTTCATGGCCTGCTTTTTTGCCATTTTGTCCGGTTTATGCCTTTTCCGTGTCGCAATAAGCTATGTGAACTGTTGTCTTTAGCATGTTGTTAACTGTTAATTTCATGTTGGGAGTGGGTGCCTCGGAGTTTACATCTCACACTAATGCATAACCTGCTTCACCTAGAACTAGAAGAAACAATATATTCGCCACCATTTTCACATGCACATCCTCATATTCGAATTCTGATCCGTAGTATATGCAGCTGTTGATCTTCTAATAATCTCAATTCATCCATCAACATCAGAAATCAGAATACACCAGACCACTACTTGTCATGTTAAGATTGCATTAATGTTACTGAAAATAATTTTCGAGTTTTAATGAATTTGTTCCTAATCCGTGGATTGTGGTTATGAACATTGACAGGTTGGCTGGAGATGCCAGGATCTTTAATTCTTCTTCTGGTTGTAGCTCCCAGCTTCTTTGCAGAGACATTGAAGGAGAGCTGGGTTGGTGTGCTCATATGCCTTCTCATTGGTTGCTACCTATTGCAAGAACACATCCGGGCTTCGGGCGGATTCAGGAACTCTTTTACTCAAACTCATGGAATATCAAACACTGTTGGCATTATCCTTCTGATGGTTTATCCAGTTTGGGCATTGGTGCTTCACTTCATTTagtcattttatttacatactTGCAGATTGGAATAGTGAAAAGTTCATCAATCATTTTCCATGTCATATCTTTGAAATTTTATATCTAAGATTGCAACATTCTGGTCTGTATAAATTTTGATGGATCCTCTGCCTTTGTTTGTGATTATTAAACCTTTTGAGTTTACCTTTTGAGTTTAGCTTAGAGCATTTCCAGCCAACTTTGCGTGGGGCTTATTACTCACCTCGATGGAAACTCGAATGACTATGCTTACCTTATTCATGCCATTGGAGATCTTACCAATAGGAACTGGCAAGTGTCCTTGCCTCATTTTTGTAGAGAGGAAAATAGTTGTGCAGATTGGCTGGCTAATCTTGCAGATGCTTTAGGTAATTTTGTTAATTGCCCAAGTGGCCTTTGTAAGCTGTCACGGGCACAATTCCTTAGCCAATTGTCGTCCGTGCGGCACTAGCAATATTCTCCCCCGAATTGCTAGTTCAGCCTCTCCCACGTGCCTTAGCAAGCTTTGTTGCCTTAGCGAAACTGAAGTCACAAGTATAAAAAATGCACAAGAGTGTGAGGAAATAAATAAGTATTGTATTGCACACAAAGAATGCTTTACAAGGATGTTTGAGAGCTTGGAGTTTCCAAAAAGTGATTTACAAATGACCCCttactcctatttataggccTCCAAGCCTCTTAAGAATGTTCTAGAGATTTACAAGGAAAAAGAATCTAGAAAGTTCTAGGGAATACTAATTTAGAAGTGCTTGGGCCCTTCTAGGTGCTGCTGGGTGCTGCTTGGACATTGCTGGGCGAATCTGGAAGCTTCTGGGCATTGCTTGGGCAGTTGGGCAGCTTTCTGGCCCGTAGGCACAAACTGAGGTTAATTCTGCGGGCAGGGATTAACCTCTTAGCCAATTCTCGAAATTAGTAGACTTCTCTCGTGCCTTCTAGAATCTTCTGGGCTTCTCTAGATATATAAATGATGTGTGCAAAGTTTGGTGGCCATTGGATAAGCCTAACTCCCCAAAGTAGAAATATGTGGTGTGTGGGGCTTCGTAGTGTCTGCCGAAAGACGGACCCGACTTGGTATAAGACACACTATAGGGGGGGTGTGTCTCTGCGTGTGTCAGGGATCGGCAGCGCGCCTGGCTGCCACGGGCCCGTAGGCTATCCTAATTGGTCCGGAGTGGGGGAAACTAAGCGGTCCGTTACAAAGCTCATTGAGCAACATTTTGGGGGTCGCTTTCTCCAGATTTTGTGTTCTATAGCTTGTTGCTGcactttt comes from the Euphorbia lathyris chromosome 5, ddEupLath1.1, whole genome shotgun sequence genome and includes:
- the LOC136231149 gene encoding cold-regulated 413 plasma membrane protein 2-like, yielding MGRIEFLKMTTDDAKAELIESDITQLRVAAKKLINDATRLGGLGFGTSLLKWVASFAAIYLLIIDRTNWRTNMLTGLLVPYIFFSLPSGIFDFLRGEVGMWIAFIAVVLRLFFPRHIPGWLEMPGSLILLLVVAPSFFAETLKESWVGVLICLLIGCYLLQEHIRASGGFRNSFTQTHGISNTVGIILLMVYPVWALVLHFI
- the LOC136229087 gene encoding salicylic acid-binding protein 2-like, with the translated sequence MAESKNGKHFVLVHGAGGGSWVWYKVKQRLEAAGHRVTVVDLAASGQHPKAFHEVHTFKEYNEPLMEVMSLLEENEKIILVGHSLGGINLALAMEIYPQNISAAVFVTAVLPDTLHHPSYIFEKLIEISPKDIGVDNQFSWEETINGPIMWVHFGPKYLASKIYNLSPAEDLELGKILYRPASFFVADLAKTKKFTDEKYGSVNRVYIVCDNDNIVTEDFQRWTIEFSGIKDVIEINGSDHMPMTSKPHELCHHLIEVANKYT